One region of Miscanthus floridulus cultivar M001 chromosome 19, ASM1932011v1, whole genome shotgun sequence genomic DNA includes:
- the LOC136525198 gene encoding E3 ubiquitin-protein ligase ATL41-like, translated as MSTTVTVSPPPDSFGDAPAAPGTSSSNFTLLYIIIVVLAGVILYMAFRHGQSVLAEWRRLQADGHSEAESSGTRLGLSVDDIAALPTFTYRAQAALASPHGGGRSRSKGRTPGRAVECVVCLQEMEDGDVVRVLPACRHFFHGGCIDAWLRAHSSCPVCRAHPEPERARMAEAAMSPPLPQLRRCGVSPERPTASRVLADILARSPLRNSCSCSTSGFGENIIVSKSPSPRLHIGSRTPSPTPQVYARVDDTSSKSPPPGISEIVVVPSKSPSPMRFSTSRQLSARSVGTLESIEVIASASP; from the coding sequence atGTCCACCACCGTGACCGTCTCGCCGCCGCCCGACTCTTTCGGCGATGCCCCGGCGGCACCCGGCACCTCCAGTTCCAACTTCACGCTGTTGTACATCATCATCGTGGTCCTGGCAGGCGTGATACTCTACATGGCCTTCCGCCATGGCCAGTCGGTCCTGGCCGAGTGGCGCCGGCTCCAGGCAGATGGCCACTCCGAGGCCGAGTCGTCCGGGACGAGGCTCGGGCTTAGCGTGGACGACATCGCCGCGCTGCCCACGTTCACGTACCGGGCGCAGGCCGCGTTGGCGTCGCCGCACGGTGGCGGCAGGAGCCGCAGCAAGGGGAGGACGCCGGGCCGGGCTGTGGAGTGCGTCGTGTGCCTGCAGGAGATGGAGGACGGCGACGTCGTGCGCGTGCTGCCCGCGTGCAGGCACTTCTTCCATGGCGGCTGCATCGACGCCTGGCTGCGCGCGCACTCGTCGTGCCCCGTGTGCCGCGCGCACCCGGAGCCCGAGCGCGCGCGGATGGCCGAGGCGGCCATGTCCCCGCCGCTGCCGCAGCTGCGACGGTGCGGCGTGTCACCGGAGCGGCCAACGGCATCGAGGGTCCTGGCGGACATCCTGGCGCGATCGCCGTTGAGAAACAgctgttcctgctcgacaagtgGATTTGGGGAGAACATCATCGTCTCGAAATCACCATCGCCAAGGCTTCACATTGGGTCAAGGACTCCGTCTCCGACGCCGCAGGTGTATGCCAGGGTGGACGATACATCCTCAAAGTCACCGCCTCCGGGGATATCAGAAATCGTGGTTGTCCCGTCCAAGTCGCCGTCGCCGATGAGGTTCAGCACAAGCAGGCAGTTGTCGGCGAGGAGCGTTGGAACATTGGAAAGCATAGAGGTGATCGCGTCAGCATCACCGTGA